From a region of the Mercurialis annua linkage group LG1-X, ddMerAnnu1.2, whole genome shotgun sequence genome:
- the LOC126653844 gene encoding ubiquitin-like domain-containing protein CIP73, with amino-acid sequence MDSDGAQKISGADLAEGSETTIEIKLKTLDSQTYTLRVDKQMPVPALKEQVASVTGVLSEQQRLICRGKVLKDDQLLSAYHVEDGHTLHLVVRQPAIASSDGLPNHSASDPASNASRGHVAPSVVIETFSMPDHGDNVPPEISRIVSAVLGSFGFSNFGSGSEGIDLLRERAQHRSTGAGGTPEVAQVQTEQAGSRVQSDGSQSAFGLPTAVSLGSLHPPVILDSLTTLSQYLNHMRREVIAIETGGENIIQGDAAQRTEQRDNSTSRSGTVQERLPTPASLAEVIMSSRQFMNEQFAECLQQLARQLENEVNVTDAATRLSTQSDAWRTGVQLHNLGAFLLELGRTTMTLRLGQAPSEAVVNAGPAVFINSSGPNPLMVQPLPFQSGTHFGAIPAGSVQTGSGMVNGIGTGFLPRRIDIQIRRGSSMASPNITRDERGDTQQPSGQRNPGTDSGGENLGNQTTSRATEISSLAGESGVRVVPIRTMVATMPGPFSRLPSDSSSNSIGLYYPVVGRFQHVASQVTGARGSQAPGEHNPAGVQTELQSTTEPAVQLSNAEQRTRDGSLPNSNLRQQGPSSTRNININIVAAGGTQNNPESERQNSILQLLRNLLPGGEINVEGAGLQGAAAGSSPGNTEAFTAPAESQSAPTDEGIFLSNLLREIMPVISQRGVAEARANSEHASDHQMVQDSSTQAEASNAGSTRRHSDTEPTSPNSKRQKRE; translated from the exons ATGGATAGTGACGGCGCTCAGAAAATTTCTGGGGCAGATCTGGCTGAAGGTTCAGAGACGactattgaaataaaattaaaaactttggACTCACAAACCTATACTTTAAGGGTGGATAAACAG ATGCCTGTTCCTGCTTTAAAAGAACAGGTTGCCTCTGTCACTGGTGTGTTATCAGAGCAACAACGTCTAATATGCCGCGGAAAAGTCTTAAAGGATGATCAACTGCTCTCTGCTTATC ATGTTGAAGATGGGCACACCTTACATCTGGTGGTCAGGCAACCTGCAATTGCATCATCCGATGGCTTACCCAACCATTCAG CAAGTGATCCTGCTTCAAATGCAAGCCGCGGTCATGTGGCCCCTAGTGTTGTTATAGAAACTTTCAGCATGCCTGACCATGGAGATAATGTTCCGCCAGAAATCAGTAGG ATTGTTTCTGCTGTTCTCGGTTCTTTTGGATTTTCAAATTTTGGAAGTGGCAGCGAAGGCATTGATCTCTTAAGG GAGCGTGCCCAACATAGATCAACAGGTGCTGGTGGTACACCAGAAGTGGCCCAAGTACAAACTGAACAAGCTGGCAGCAGGGTTCAGTCTGATGGATCACAAAGTGCTTTTGGCCTTCCAACGGCAGTTTCTTTGGGGTCTCTACATCCACCT GTCATTCTTGATTCCTTGACAACTTTGTCACAGTACCTGAATCATATGAGACGCGAAGTCATTGCTATTG AGACAGGCGGAGAAAATATTATTCAAGGAGATGCCGCGCAGAGGACTGAGCAAAGAGATAATTCTACATCAAGATCAGGAACCGTACAAGAGAGGCTACCAACCCCTGCATCCTTGGCCGAAGTGATAATGTCCAGTAGACAATTCATGAACGAACAATTTGCAGAGTGTTTACAA CAACTTGCGAGGCAACTTGAGAATGAGGTAAATGTTACTGATGCAGCAACACGGTTGAGCACTCAGTCTGATGCTTGGAGGACTGGAGTTCAACTTCATAATCTAGGTGCATTTCTGCTTGAACTTGGACGTACAACGATGACTCTACGATTAGGTCAAGCACCG TCAGAAGCTGTGGTTAATGCTGGTCCGGCAGTTTTCATAAATTCATCTGGTCCTAATCCTCTTATGGTTCAG CCTCTCCCTTTTCAATCAGGAACTCACTTTGGTGCCATCCCTGCGGGATCTGTACAGACTGGTTCTGGTATGGTTAATGGTATAGGTACTGGGTTTCTTCCAAGGCGCATTGATATCCAAATTCGAAGAG GTTCTTCAATGGCTTCACCAAATATTACTCGTGATGAACGGGGTGATACTCAGCAGCCTTCAGGGCAGAGAAATCCAGGAACAGATTCTGGCGGTGAAAATCTTGGTAATCAAACAACATCGAGGGCCACCGAGATTTCATCTCTTGCTGGAGAGTCTGGAGTAAGGGTTGTGCCAATCAGGACTATGGTTGCAACAATGCCAGGTCCATTCAGCCGCCTTCCTTCTGATTCTTCAAGTAATTCTATAGGATTATATTATCCTGTTGTTGGAAGATTCCAACACGTGGCTTCACAAGTGACTGGTGCGCGGGGATCTCAAGCACCTGGTGAGCACAATCCTGCTGGTGTCCAAACTGAGCTGCAGTCAACTACTGAACCTGCTGTGCAGCTGTCAAATGCTGAACAGCGCACAAGAGATG GATCATTGCCAAATTCCAACTTAAGACAACAGGGACCTTCTAGTACTCGCAATATAAATATCAACATTGTGGCTGCTGGTGGGACTCAAAACAATCCTGAATCCGAGAGACAAAACAGTATTTTGCAGCTTCTAAGGAATCTCCTGCCAGGTGGGGAAATCAATGTGGAGGGAGCAGGTCTACAGGGAGCAGCTGCCGGTTCAAGCCCTGGCAATACAGAGGCATTCACTGCTCCTGCAGAATCACAATCAGCCCCTACTGATGAAGGGATTTTTTTGTCTAATTTACTTCGTGAAATTATGCCCGTCATATCTCAACGTGGAGTTGCAGAAGCACGTGCTAATTCTGAACATGCTTCTGATCATCAAATGGTTCAAGACTCTTCTACCCAG GCTGAAGCCTCTAATGCTGGGTCAACTCGTCGCCATAGTGATACTGAACCTACCTCTCCAAATTCAAAACGCCAGAAG AGAGAGTAA
- the LOC126677947 gene encoding 40S ribosomal protein S11-like, whose amino-acid sequence MAEQTEKAFLKQPKVFLSSKKSGKGKRPGKGGNRFWKSIGLNFKTPREAIQGTYVDKKCPFSGTVSIRGRILAGTCHSAKMMRTIVVRRDYLHFIKKYQRYEKRHSNIPAHISPCFRVKEGDHVIIGQCRPLSKTVRFNVLKVVPAGSSGAGKKAFTSM is encoded by the exons ATGGCAGAGCAGACTGAAAAGGCATTTCTGAAGCAACCCAAAGTCTTCCTCAG TTCCAAGAAAAGTGGAAAGGGGAAGAGACCTGGAAAAGGTGGCAATCGTTTCTGGAAAagcattggcttaaattttaagACTCCAAGAGAAGCTAttcaag GAACTTACGTTGACAAGAAATGCCCCTTCAGTGGAACTGTGTCCATCAGGGGACGTATCCTAGCCGGAACTTGCCACAGTGCCAAGATGATGAGGACCATCGTTGTTCGCCGGGATTACCTTCATTTTATTAAGAAATACCAACG ATACGAGAAAAGACATTCAAATATCCCAGCACACATATCTCCATGCTTCCGTGTTAAAGAAGGAGATCATGTCATTATCGGGCAGTGCAG GCCATTGTCCAAGACTGTGAGATTCAACGTGCTTAAGGTGGTTCCTGCTGGCTCTTCCGGGGCCGGGAAAAAGGCCTTCACTAGTATGTGA
- the LOC126665900 gene encoding uncharacterized protein LOC126665900 isoform X1, whose product MFFRVQSAPNLSHSFIVKKCSKIFTLNALCLEVQSLAVSLLDFRLDVSNIRQVPDHQEVFVDPSRDESLIFELLDYKHEVGDNGSATWFLQDLANEQDAEGCTQFEQSEVVETPGFHYRNIPSVISTAVGQMNISKGRQGREAQNIVRVYLANIRLKGVDTDVLVTAYEPVLINPLSESATTVGAGMAVPAAQSGCLAMSEVFKLAVSTFKVIDWNLFSSVSA is encoded by the exons ATGTTTTTTAGAGTTCAATCCGCTCCTAACCTaag CCATTCATTCATTGTTAAAAAATGCAGCAAGATTTTCACACTCAACGCCCTCTGTTTGGAGGTGCAATCACTAGCAGTTTCCCTCTTAGATTTCAGGTTG GATGTGAGCAATATACGCCAAGTTCCTGATCATCAG GAAGTATTTGTGGACCCTAGTCGCGATGAAAGCTTGATCTTTGAGCTTTTGGATTATAAACATGAAGTTGGAGATAATGGAAGTGCCACTTGGTTTCTTCAAGACCTTGCTAATGAACAAGATGCTGAAGGATGCACg CAGTTTGAGCAGTCAGAAGTAGTTGAGACCCCTGGATTTCATTACAGGAATATTCCGAGTGTTATTTCTACCGCTGTGGGACAAATG AATATTTCCAAGGGGCGACAAGGGAGAGAAGCACAAAATATCGTTAGA GTTTATTTGGCAAATATACGTCTTAAAGGAGTTGACACAGATGTGCTAGTGACTGCATATGAACCAGTACTAATAAA TCCTTTGAGTGAAAGTGCTACAACAGTTGGCGCTGGTATGGCGGTTCCTGCAGCACAATCTGGCTGCCTGGCCATGTCTGAGGTCTTTAAACTTGCTGTCTCCACCTTCAAAGTGATTGACTGGAACCTTTTTAGCAGTGTTTCTGCCTGA
- the LOC126665900 gene encoding uncharacterized protein LOC126665900 isoform X2, with translation MQQDFHTQRPLFGGAITSSFPLRFQDVSNIRQVPDHQEVFVDPSRDESLIFELLDYKHEVGDNGSATWFLQDLANEQDAEGCTQFEQSEVVETPGFHYRNIPSVISTAVGQMNISKGRQGREAQNIVRVYLANIRLKGVDTDVLVTAYEPVLINPLSESATTVGAGMAVPAAQSGCLAMSEVFKLAVSTFKVIDWNLFSSVSA, from the exons ATGCAGCAAGATTTTCACACTCAACGCCCTCTGTTTGGAGGTGCAATCACTAGCAGTTTCCCTCTTAGATTTCAG GATGTGAGCAATATACGCCAAGTTCCTGATCATCAG GAAGTATTTGTGGACCCTAGTCGCGATGAAAGCTTGATCTTTGAGCTTTTGGATTATAAACATGAAGTTGGAGATAATGGAAGTGCCACTTGGTTTCTTCAAGACCTTGCTAATGAACAAGATGCTGAAGGATGCACg CAGTTTGAGCAGTCAGAAGTAGTTGAGACCCCTGGATTTCATTACAGGAATATTCCGAGTGTTATTTCTACCGCTGTGGGACAAATG AATATTTCCAAGGGGCGACAAGGGAGAGAAGCACAAAATATCGTTAGA GTTTATTTGGCAAATATACGTCTTAAAGGAGTTGACACAGATGTGCTAGTGACTGCATATGAACCAGTACTAATAAA TCCTTTGAGTGAAAGTGCTACAACAGTTGGCGCTGGTATGGCGGTTCCTGCAGCACAATCTGGCTGCCTGGCCATGTCTGAGGTCTTTAAACTTGCTGTCTCCACCTTCAAAGTGATTGACTGGAACCTTTTTAGCAGTGTTTCTGCCTGA